A window of Hymenobacter aerilatus contains these coding sequences:
- a CDS encoding LacI family DNA-binding transcriptional regulator, protein MSKNAVRIKDIAAKANVSVGTVDRVLHNRGRVAEDVRQKVLLMMQELEYEPNMIARTLGSNRTYQLAAVQPSHTLDPYWQAPWEGINKAARELQQYGVTLRVYPYDMSRVDSFREQMELATQAQPDGIVIAPLFYRESLPFFERWQHAKIPYVLFNTYITEINPLSYVGQDSYQSGFLAGKLLQFGQTQPGTYLIAHIAEDIANSVHVTQKEQGFRDYFAQLPASQTAGITVRSIDLPYPTEPAFAGRLTGLLAQNQPVRGIFVSTSRAYAIAPYLQPYAAAIRLVGYDLLEENIHYLQEGTIDFLINQNPKEQGYYGLYALADQLIFKKEVPPLKYLPLDIIAKENLHYYVEK, encoded by the coding sequence ATGAGCAAAAATGCAGTACGCATTAAGGATATAGCAGCAAAAGCAAACGTTTCGGTAGGCACGGTAGACCGGGTGCTGCACAACCGCGGCCGGGTAGCCGAGGACGTACGCCAGAAAGTGCTGCTGATGATGCAGGAATTGGAGTACGAGCCCAACATGATTGCCCGGACCCTAGGCTCCAACCGTACATACCAGCTAGCGGCCGTGCAGCCCAGCCACACACTGGACCCCTACTGGCAGGCCCCGTGGGAGGGCATCAACAAGGCGGCGCGGGAACTGCAGCAGTACGGCGTGACGCTCAGAGTCTACCCCTACGATATGTCGCGGGTAGACTCTTTCCGGGAGCAGATGGAACTGGCTACGCAGGCGCAGCCCGATGGCATTGTGATTGCCCCGCTGTTCTACCGCGAGTCGCTGCCGTTTTTCGAGCGGTGGCAGCACGCCAAGATTCCCTACGTACTGTTCAATACCTACATCACGGAGATTAACCCGCTCAGCTACGTAGGGCAGGACTCCTACCAGAGCGGGTTTTTGGCGGGCAAGCTCCTGCAGTTTGGGCAAACGCAGCCGGGTACCTACCTCATTGCGCACATTGCCGAAGACATTGCTAACTCCGTGCATGTAACGCAGAAAGAACAAGGCTTCCGCGACTATTTTGCGCAGCTGCCCGCCTCGCAGACGGCTGGTATCACTGTCCGCAGCATCGACCTACCCTACCCCACCGAGCCTGCCTTTGCTGGTCGTCTTACCGGGCTACTGGCCCAGAACCAGCCGGTGCGGGGCATCTTCGTTAGTACGTCCAGGGCCTATGCCATTGCGCCCTACCTCCAGCCCTACGCCGCCGCCATCCGGCTGGTAGGCTACGACCTGCTGGAGGAGAATATCCACTATCTGCAAGAGGGCACTATCGATTTCCTGATCAACCAAAACCCTAAGGAACAGGGCTATTACGGCCTGTACGCTCTGGCAGATCAGCTCATTTTCAAGAAGGAAGTGCCTCCCCTCAAATACTTACCCCTGGATATTATTGCGAAGGAAAACTTACACTATTACGTAGAGAAATAG